The following coding sequences are from one Nonlabens arenilitoris window:
- a CDS encoding 2TM domain-containing protein produces the protein MSKELEKAKTKVRNIKGLYNHLIIFVVMNLIFLAVVLYIDFSVNYFINFFVLPWGMGIFIQWMIVIKWNPFTSKKWEERQIKKYLDKEN, from the coding sequence ATGAGTAAAGAGCTAGAAAAAGCCAAGACAAAAGTTAGAAATATAAAAGGTCTCTATAACCACTTAATCATATTTGTGGTGATGAATCTAATTTTTCTAGCGGTGGTTCTCTACATTGATTTTAGTGTAAACTATTTTATTAACTTCTTTGTTTTACCATGGGGAATGGGCATTTTTATCCAGTGGATGATCGTCATTAAATGGAATCCTTTCACAAGTAAAAAGTGGGAAGAACGCCAAATTAAAAAATACCTAGATAAAGAAAATTAA
- a CDS encoding histidine kinase, with amino-acid sequence MSFKKFIKFIIAGIVISIVINLINAYMRGGFLTIVKEIEGFGINFMFSIVLTVGNQWWFDLMTKKYSWKEHTLKRIILGAVGSVIITMVLLTILNFFTYVVIYGGSWDSFVSKQSIDWYLFGLFITLVMTLIYHAIYFYRLSQTQKVNEQKVIARSATAQFDALKNQLDPHFLFNSLNVLVSLIEENPKAATKFTTSLSKVYRYVLEQRNKELVTVDDELSFARAYVGLLKTRFEDSIEIDIPEKSSDPDMKVVPLSLQLLLENAVKHNVVSDSKPLKLRIYEENNQLIIENNLQKKQVPNTSSGVGLQNIASRYQLLTKRKMSIAQDDQFFRVQIPILIKSQDVLTSKIEDMTPVEDIKLIKAKERVASIKEFYDDVVKTVGILLFLAAINYFTSDFPWVIFPAIGMSIGLVFQYLRTYENDVFLGKGWEDRKIEELMNDKNF; translated from the coding sequence ATGTCATTTAAGAAATTTATAAAATTTATAATCGCAGGTATAGTTATCTCTATTGTCATTAATTTAATTAATGCATACATGAGAGGTGGCTTTTTAACCATTGTAAAAGAAATAGAAGGTTTTGGTATCAACTTTATGTTTTCTATCGTGTTAACAGTGGGAAATCAATGGTGGTTTGATTTAATGACCAAAAAGTATTCTTGGAAAGAACATACTTTAAAACGTATTATACTAGGTGCAGTAGGATCAGTAATCATTACTATGGTTTTATTAACCATACTTAATTTTTTTACTTATGTGGTCATCTACGGTGGTAGCTGGGATAGCTTTGTGAGTAAACAGTCTATAGATTGGTATTTGTTTGGGTTATTTATCACCCTAGTGATGACACTTATCTATCATGCTATTTACTTCTATAGATTGTCTCAAACTCAAAAAGTAAATGAACAAAAAGTTATTGCAAGGTCTGCAACCGCACAATTTGATGCTTTAAAGAACCAGCTGGATCCACACTTTTTATTCAATAGTTTAAATGTATTGGTTTCTTTAATTGAAGAAAATCCTAAAGCCGCTACTAAGTTTACCACATCACTTTCTAAAGTGTATCGCTATGTACTAGAACAGCGCAATAAAGAACTGGTAACGGTAGATGATGAATTGAGTTTTGCAAGAGCTTATGTAGGACTTCTTAAAACGCGATTTGAAGATAGCATAGAAATAGATATCCCAGAAAAAAGCTCTGATCCAGACATGAAAGTAGTGCCGTTATCCTTGCAATTATTACTTGAGAACGCCGTAAAACACAATGTTGTAAGCGATAGCAAGCCTTTAAAACTGCGTATCTATGAAGAGAACAATCAGTTAATCATCGAAAACAATTTGCAAAAAAAACAAGTGCCTAATACCAGCAGTGGTGTAGGACTTCAAAATATTGCATCAAGATATCAATTACTTACTAAGCGTAAAATGAGTATCGCACAAGATGATCAGTTTTTCAGAGTACAAATTCCTATTCTAATTAAATCACAAGATGTATTAACCTCAAAAATAGAAGACATGACACCAGTAGAGGACATAAAATTAATCAAAGCAAAAGAACGAGTAGCCAGCATTAAAGAGTTTTATGATGATGTTGTTAAGACAGTTGGTATTTTACTTTTCCTAGCCGCTATTAATTACTTTACATCAGACTTTCCATGGGTGATATTCCCTGCGATAGGTATGAGTATAGGGTTAGTATTTCAATACCTGCGCACTTATGAAAATGATGTGTTTTTAGGTAAAGGCTGGGAAGACCGTAAGATTGAAGAATTAATGAACGATAAAAACTTTTAA
- a CDS encoding glyceraldehyde-3-phosphate dehydrogenase: MSSLDTYEKELAFQTDRRRAAVAFIKAVSDLWYDKSIELVLFRNQLIDRNVSEIINLHEYAGEFVQKPISVFDSVEIAQAILQLDMPPAKLDIGKLTYEYHLEDNDYQNATAFVASKLGDAQQANDIKPKDVVLYGFGRIGRLLARELMTKAGKGSQLRLRAIVTRGKIDETVLEKRASLLAQDSVHGDFSGTVSFDVANESLIINGTTVKMISANAPEDIDYTSYGINDALIIDNTGAFRDDEALARHLKAKGAHKVLLTAPGKGIPNIVHGVNQLENDPDQVDIFSAASCTTNAITPVLKAVEDTFGVVKGHLETIHAYTNDQNLVDNMHSKYRRGRAAALNMVITETGAGKAVSKALPSFEGKLTSNAIRVPVPNGSLAILNLELETVTSKEGINQIMKKYALEGDLVEQIKYSIDNELVSSDIIGSNAPSIFDSNATIVSADGKNVVLYVWYDNEYGYSHQVIRLAKYIAKVRRFTYY, encoded by the coding sequence ATGAGTAGCTTAGATACTTATGAAAAAGAGCTCGCCTTTCAAACTGATAGGCGTCGCGCAGCAGTTGCATTTATTAAAGCCGTAAGTGATTTATGGTATGATAAGTCTATAGAGCTGGTGCTTTTTAGAAATCAATTGATTGATCGTAACGTGAGTGAGATCATCAACCTGCATGAGTATGCTGGTGAGTTTGTACAAAAGCCTATATCGGTTTTTGATAGTGTAGAAATAGCTCAGGCTATTCTACAATTAGACATGCCTCCTGCAAAACTAGACATAGGTAAATTAACTTATGAGTACCATCTAGAAGATAATGACTATCAAAATGCGACCGCATTTGTTGCTAGTAAATTAGGTGATGCACAACAAGCAAATGATATCAAGCCTAAGGATGTGGTATTATACGGTTTTGGTAGAATTGGTCGCTTATTAGCTCGCGAGTTAATGACTAAGGCCGGAAAAGGTAGCCAGTTAAGATTAAGAGCTATAGTAACTCGTGGTAAAATCGATGAGACCGTTTTAGAAAAACGTGCTTCTCTACTTGCACAAGATTCTGTACATGGTGATTTTTCTGGAACTGTAAGTTTTGATGTTGCAAATGAATCTCTCATTATAAATGGTACTACCGTTAAAATGATTAGTGCAAATGCTCCTGAAGATATTGACTATACCTCTTATGGTATTAATGATGCATTAATTATAGATAATACTGGAGCTTTTAGAGATGATGAAGCACTAGCTCGTCATTTAAAAGCTAAAGGTGCTCATAAAGTATTATTAACGGCTCCAGGTAAAGGAATCCCTAATATTGTACATGGTGTTAACCAGTTAGAGAATGATCCAGATCAAGTAGATATTTTCTCTGCTGCTAGCTGTACGACTAATGCTATTACACCAGTATTAAAGGCTGTAGAAGACACCTTCGGTGTGGTAAAAGGACACTTAGAGACCATACACGCTTATACCAATGATCAAAATCTAGTAGATAATATGCACAGTAAATACCGCCGTGGTCGTGCAGCTGCTTTAAATATGGTTATTACTGAGACAGGTGCTGGTAAAGCGGTCAGTAAAGCCTTACCATCATTTGAAGGTAAATTAACCTCTAATGCAATACGTGTTCCCGTGCCTAATGGGTCTCTTGCTATCTTAAATCTAGAATTAGAAACAGTTACTAGTAAAGAAGGTATTAATCAAATCATGAAAAAGTATGCACTAGAAGGTGATCTTGTAGAGCAAATCAAATATTCAATTGATAATGAATTAGTTTCTAGTGACATAATAGGCTCTAACGCTCCATCTATATTTGATTCTAATGCAACAATTGTAAGTGCAGACGGTAAAAACGTCGTGTTGTATGTATGGTATGATAATGAGTATGGATACAGTCATCAAGTAATAAGACTTGCAAAATATATTGCTAAAGTAAGACGATTCACATACTATTAA
- a CDS encoding 2TM domain-containing protein has translation MKKEETYQERYTRAKARVEEIRSFYNHLFIYIIVNIGIASLNYYQNEWQFAWFLFPLGGWGIGLLGHALGTFSANPFTGKNWEQRKIQELMEKERLNN, from the coding sequence ATGAAAAAAGAAGAAACATATCAAGAACGTTACACAAGAGCAAAGGCTCGAGTTGAAGAGATTAGATCATTTTATAACCACCTATTTATTTATATCATTGTTAATATAGGTATTGCATCACTTAACTATTATCAAAATGAGTGGCAATTTGCATGGTTTTTATTCCCTTTAGGTGGATGGGGAATAGGTCTACTAGGTCACGCACTAGGTACATTCAGTGCAAATCCATTTACGGGTAAGAATTGGGAACAACGCAAGATTCAAGAATTAATGGAAAAAGAACGTTTAAACAACTAA
- a CDS encoding S1/P1 nuclease produces the protein MRYIIALFLFLVTYTVQADDWGKTGHRTTGAIADQYLNKKARKAIAQLLDGESLALVSTYADDIKSDTLYRAYGPQHYVNIPFDKTYDTHPQSEKGDIIQAIDHCIATLKSDMASKEEKAFQLRLLVHFIGDLHQPLHTGISEDKGGNDFQVRWYRDGSNLHRVWDSQMIESYGMSYSELAINMPQLTRKELKAMASGTHRDWLEDSRIVVRDIYANTTVGEKLGYRYMYDYFAVLKGQLQKGGVRLAALLNEVLG, from the coding sequence ATGCGTTACATCATTGCTTTATTTCTATTTTTAGTTACCTATACTGTACAAGCAGACGATTGGGGAAAAACCGGTCACCGCACTACTGGTGCTATAGCAGACCAATATCTAAATAAAAAAGCTCGTAAAGCAATTGCCCAGTTGCTAGATGGAGAATCACTCGCTCTAGTATCAACCTATGCAGACGACATAAAAAGTGACACCTTATATAGAGCTTATGGTCCACAACATTATGTGAACATTCCTTTTGATAAGACTTATGACACGCATCCACAAAGTGAGAAAGGCGACATCATACAGGCCATTGATCACTGTATAGCCACCTTAAAGTCTGATATGGCTTCAAAAGAAGAAAAAGCTTTTCAACTGCGTCTATTAGTTCATTTCATAGGTGACCTACATCAACCATTGCATACTGGTATTAGTGAAGATAAAGGTGGAAATGATTTTCAAGTGCGCTGGTATCGTGATGGTTCTAATTTACATCGCGTTTGGGATTCTCAAATGATAGAAAGTTATGGAATGTCATATAGTGAACTAGCTATTAACATGCCACAACTTACTAGAAAAGAACTTAAAGCCATGGCTAGTGGTACACATAGAGACTGGTTAGAAGATAGTCGGATTGTAGTAAGAGATATCTATGCAAACACGACCGTAGGAGAAAAATTAGGTTATCGCTATATGTACGACTATTTTGCTGTACTTAAAGGACAGTTACAAAAAGGTGGAGTGCGACTAGCGGCACTACTCAATGAGGTGCTAGGTTAG
- a CDS encoding HipA family kinase → MNKIDIRTVDVVRYVQPLREGGSLPAIVKADDDFLYVIKFRGAGQGKKALISELLGGEIARSIGLNVPEIVFMNLDDSFSKTEPDEEIQDLLKFSVGLNLGLHFLTGSITYDPLVSETDALTASKVVLLDSIISNIDRTAKNTNLLHWNKELWVIDNGASFYFHHDWSSWENHLTRTFPLIKDHVLLQKATKLEEAAIVIRESLSLEKITEIVSNIPEDWLTNETDHMSSIKIKNAYILFLKSRLSKIDLLIKEVIDAR, encoded by the coding sequence ATGAATAAAATTGATATTCGTACTGTAGATGTTGTACGTTATGTACAACCCTTACGAGAAGGTGGTTCACTACCTGCCATCGTTAAAGCAGACGATGATTTTCTCTATGTCATAAAATTCAGAGGTGCTGGACAAGGTAAAAAAGCTCTTATCTCTGAGCTTTTAGGAGGTGAAATAGCTCGTTCTATAGGTTTAAATGTCCCGGAAATAGTCTTTATGAATCTGGACGACTCTTTCAGTAAAACAGAACCTGATGAAGAGATACAGGACCTACTTAAATTTAGCGTCGGTTTAAATCTAGGATTACATTTTTTAACAGGCTCCATCACTTACGATCCACTAGTAAGTGAAACAGATGCTCTTACCGCATCAAAAGTTGTACTACTGGATAGTATCATTAGTAATATAGACCGCACTGCAAAAAACACAAATTTACTACACTGGAATAAAGAACTATGGGTAATAGATAATGGTGCTAGCTTTTACTTCCATCACGACTGGAGCTCCTGGGAGAATCACCTTACCAGAACTTTTCCTTTAATTAAAGATCATGTACTGCTTCAAAAAGCTACTAAACTAGAAGAAGCTGCAATAGTTATTAGAGAATCTTTAAGTCTGGAAAAAATTACAGAAATAGTCTCTAACATACCAGAGGACTGGTTAACTAATGAGACAGATCACATGTCTAGTATCAAGATTAAAAATGCTTATATATTATTTTTAAAATCGCGGTTGTCTAAAATTGATTTACTCATTAAAGAAGTTATAGATGCAAGATAG
- the smpB gene encoding SsrA-binding protein SmpB, producing MKFKNNIEIKNRKARFEYEILDKYMAGIVLGGTEIKAIRLGKASIAEAFCEFTNGELFIINMTVQEYSHATYFNHKPKQARKLLLNRKELKKLEKDVNSSGNTIIPLKLFINDKGLAKMDIALAKGKKLHDKRETIKDRDNKKRLDQIKKAYK from the coding sequence ATGAAATTTAAGAACAACATAGAGATTAAAAATCGTAAAGCACGATTTGAATACGAGATACTGGATAAGTATATGGCTGGTATCGTTTTGGGCGGTACAGAAATTAAAGCTATACGTTTAGGTAAAGCTAGTATAGCCGAGGCGTTTTGTGAATTTACAAATGGCGAACTTTTTATAATTAACATGACTGTACAAGAATACTCTCATGCAACTTATTTTAATCATAAGCCTAAACAAGCTCGCAAGCTACTATTAAACCGTAAGGAGCTTAAAAAGCTAGAAAAAGACGTCAACTCTAGTGGTAATACAATTATACCTCTTAAGTTATTTATCAATGATAAAGGACTTGCTAAAATGGATATCGCTCTAGCTAAAGGAAAGAAACTACACGATAAAAGGGAAACTATTAAAGATCGTGATAATAAAAAACGACTGGATCAAATTAAGAAAGCTTATAAATAG
- a CDS encoding DUF3037 domain-containing protein, whose product MQDRFTFEYAVIRIVPKVEREEFFNVGVILFCKRKKFIGIKYFINPEKLMAFNPDADITVFEDYLNAWKIICDGSPTSGKIGAMELSDRFRWLSACRSTIIQSSKTHPGLTDDPEKTLEELYTHYVL is encoded by the coding sequence ATGCAAGATAGATTTACATTTGAGTATGCGGTAATAAGAATAGTCCCTAAAGTTGAAAGAGAAGAATTCTTTAATGTAGGTGTGATTCTATTTTGCAAGCGCAAAAAATTTATAGGTATTAAATATTTCATTAACCCAGAAAAGTTAATGGCATTTAATCCAGATGCTGATATTACAGTTTTTGAAGATTATCTTAATGCGTGGAAAATCATTTGCGATGGCTCACCTACTAGCGGTAAAATAGGTGCTATGGAATTGTCTGATCGTTTCCGGTGGTTATCTGCTTGTAGAAGTACGATTATTCAAAGTTCTAAGACTCATCCAGGTTTAACTGATGATCCAGAAAAAACACTAGAAGAATTATACACACACTATGTTCTTTAA
- a CDS encoding DUF6503 family protein, producing MKKIIFTFICISAVLLQSCDNKPSLNADQIIDKALHAHGSDLLENSVMEFNFRDIAYKATRNSGIYEFTKTRATDSTIVIDILNNETSKRTINKIPQKIADSTMANYASSVNSVIYFAQLPYSLNGTAVYRKLIGEKIIKNQPYYKIKVTFDPNGGGEDHEDEFIYWIHKETFHIDYLAYSYCEEDCGYRFRESVNRRSLKGVTIQDYNNYKESVQDPDLSQMDQLFIDENLELLSEIKLEEVQITLLK from the coding sequence ATGAAAAAAATCATCTTTACATTTATTTGTATTTCTGCAGTTTTATTGCAATCCTGTGATAATAAGCCATCCCTCAATGCAGACCAGATTATCGATAAAGCACTTCATGCACACGGTAGTGATTTATTAGAAAATTCTGTTATGGAGTTTAATTTTAGAGATATCGCATATAAAGCGACACGCAATAGTGGTATCTATGAATTTACTAAAACACGTGCAACTGATTCTACTATCGTTATAGATATATTGAATAATGAAACGAGTAAACGTACTATCAATAAAATCCCGCAAAAAATAGCAGATTCAACTATGGCTAATTATGCTAGTAGTGTGAATAGCGTCATTTATTTTGCTCAACTACCTTATAGTCTCAACGGTACCGCTGTTTATCGCAAATTAATAGGAGAGAAGATTATTAAAAATCAGCCTTACTATAAAATTAAGGTAACATTCGATCCTAATGGTGGTGGAGAAGATCATGAAGATGAATTTATATATTGGATACATAAAGAAACCTTCCATATAGATTATCTCGCATATTCTTATTGTGAAGAGGATTGTGGATATCGCTTTCGCGAAAGCGTAAACCGCAGGAGTCTTAAGGGTGTGACCATCCAAGATTATAATAATTATAAAGAATCTGTTCAAGATCCTGATCTCTCACAAATGGATCAACTTTTTATCGATGAAAATCTAGAGTTGCTTAGTGAGATAAAATTAGAAGAGGTGCAAATTACATTACTTAAATAA
- a CDS encoding 2TM domain-containing protein — protein sequence MESKFNEQEAREKAQKRVKDIKGFYDHLIVFIIIHLLILAAVLYFNGDLRFFITFTLLGWGIGLFIHALVVFKWNPFTTEDWEKRKLKQFIEEQENQ from the coding sequence ATGGAATCTAAATTTAACGAGCAAGAAGCACGTGAAAAAGCCCAGAAACGTGTTAAAGATATAAAAGGCTTTTATGATCACTTAATAGTATTTATCATCATCCATTTATTAATTCTAGCGGCAGTGCTTTATTTTAATGGTGATTTAAGGTTTTTTATAACCTTTACATTACTAGGTTGGGGAATTGGACTATTTATTCATGCATTAGTCGTTTTTAAATGGAATCCATTTACTACTGAAGATTGGGAAAAACGTAAACTTAAACAGTTTATAGAAGAACAAGAAAATCAATAA
- a CDS encoding zinc-dependent peptidase, translating to MPIFNLFRKKTPAPSTDHWDEILLEHVSFFKKLEPRERLFFKLRMQAFLDEIEIETIETEPTETDALLIAASAIIPVFQFPDWHYSNLKTVIILPEHFNENLEFEGHGNGRRIFGMVGTGKWNHKMILSKEALYHGFKNDTDKLNTAIHEFVHLIDKMDGTIDGIPDALLEQSYVIPWINLMHEEMERINRDKSDLRHYGGSSQIEFFAVAAEYFFSRPKLMKRKHPDIYQMLSKCFTPDQE from the coding sequence ATGCCCATTTTTAATCTTTTCCGTAAAAAAACACCAGCACCATCTACAGATCACTGGGATGAAATCTTACTAGAACATGTCAGCTTTTTTAAAAAGTTAGAACCTAGAGAACGATTGTTTTTTAAACTGCGCATGCAAGCGTTTCTTGATGAGATTGAGATTGAAACTATAGAAACAGAACCTACAGAAACTGATGCTTTATTAATAGCCGCTAGCGCAATAATACCTGTATTTCAATTTCCTGACTGGCATTATAGCAACTTAAAAACCGTTATTATACTGCCCGAACATTTTAATGAGAATCTAGAATTTGAAGGCCATGGAAATGGTAGACGCATATTTGGAATGGTAGGAACCGGTAAGTGGAATCATAAAATGATATTGTCTAAAGAAGCACTCTACCATGGTTTTAAAAACGATACCGATAAATTAAATACCGCCATACACGAGTTTGTACACCTTATTGATAAAATGGATGGTACTATTGATGGTATACCTGATGCTTTATTAGAACAATCATACGTGATTCCATGGATCAATCTAATGCATGAAGAAATGGAGCGCATTAATAGAGACAAATCAGACTTACGTCATTATGGTGGTAGCAGCCAGATAGAATTTTTTGCTGTTGCAGCAGAGTATTTTTTCTCGAGACCCAAATTAATGAAACGCAAACATCCAGACATTTATCAAATGCTCTCAAAGTGTTTTACACCAGACCAAGAATAA
- a CDS encoding TMEM175 family protein, whose product MNLTYDKTRVNNFTDAVFAIAMTLLVLDLTVPNYRAIQTNTFAFNISQLIPNFIGYTVSFIVIAVYWVSHMNISKHIKHYTTSVLWINIMLLFMVVLMPFTTAFYCKTFYINEPFMVYSGNIIALSLFKYLMVYRIQKDGLLNNPKEKITLQWIKSRDLAASFIWLLAIIVSLKFVILSRFTPILLLPLLKFIDIVYKRKSTRRGRRISRKQKK is encoded by the coding sequence ATGAATCTTACCTACGACAAAACCAGAGTTAACAACTTTACGGACGCGGTATTTGCCATTGCAATGACCTTGTTGGTACTGGATCTAACAGTACCTAATTATCGAGCAATACAGACCAACACCTTTGCTTTTAATATTTCCCAACTGATTCCTAATTTTATAGGATATACAGTTAGTTTTATTGTGATAGCCGTTTATTGGGTGAGTCACATGAATATTTCTAAGCATATTAAACATTATACCACATCGGTACTGTGGATCAATATCATGCTATTGTTTATGGTAGTATTAATGCCGTTTACAACAGCTTTCTATTGCAAAACATTTTATATAAACGAACCATTTATGGTGTATTCTGGAAATATAATAGCACTCAGCTTGTTCAAATATTTAATGGTATATAGGATTCAGAAAGATGGCTTATTAAATAATCCTAAAGAAAAGATCACCCTACAATGGATTAAGTCTAGAGATCTAGCAGCGAGTTTCATATGGTTACTAGCGATAATCGTTTCTTTAAAGTTTGTAATCCTCTCTAGATTTACACCTATCCTATTGTTGCCTTTACTTAAGTTTATTGATATCGTTTATAAACGTAAAAGTACCCGACGTGGTAGACGCATCTCTCGCAAACAGAAGAAATAA
- a CDS encoding DMT family transporter, giving the protein MNWILLIIAGLFEVAFATCLGKAKESTGIHTTYWYIGFIVCLSISMILLVKVTKELPIGTAYAVWTGIGAIGTVLLGILVFKEPATFWRLFFISTLVMSIVGLKAVSN; this is encoded by the coding sequence ATGAACTGGATATTATTAATCATTGCAGGTTTATTTGAAGTGGCTTTTGCGACCTGTTTAGGCAAGGCTAAAGAAAGCACAGGTATACACACCACCTATTGGTACATAGGTTTTATAGTATGCTTATCCATAAGTATGATCTTGCTAGTTAAAGTGACTAAGGAACTACCTATAGGTACTGCTTATGCTGTATGGACAGGTATAGGTGCCATAGGAACTGTTCTATTAGGCATTCTTGTTTTTAAAGAACCTGCCACCTTCTGGAGATTGTTTTTTATTTCCACTTTAGTAATGTCTATTGTAGGCTTAAAAGCGGTATCTAATTAG
- a CDS encoding fibrinogen-like YCDxxxxGGGW domain-containing protein: MLKYFSSALLLLFSFFISYSQVGIGTILPEPSSILDIESTTQGVLFPRMTTVERNAILTPAIGLFIYNLDSDCFQYYKGTAWSGCLSEAPINSLVCSSTTVNGAYLTGNPLNATNTITIDVIVNVIEAYTISTNTLNGYSFTGSGVFSNIGLNTITLTGSGTPVAQQSDDFTITFTGRGDTCLASVNVTSVLSNCLAYYNAGYTTDGVYNIDPDGAGGNPAYNCYCDMTNDGGGWTLVFNHNTAGGYWANNTEAIEFNVASPSLTTNKYSILSKLDELISGTAYEFRLHYPTLSLTNHWSQTFDPRSAASGIRPVAGYNPINISMSNNNWGGLELSGSNTFLDGSVNSGNWYYSLGSVNQWNGGVPSNASAVSAVQLFVR, from the coding sequence ATGCTCAAGTATTTTAGTAGTGCGTTATTATTGTTATTCTCTTTTTTTATTAGTTATTCTCAGGTAGGTATAGGAACCATATTACCAGAGCCGTCTTCCATTCTTGATATAGAATCGACTACACAAGGTGTTTTGTTTCCTAGGATGACAACTGTTGAGAGAAATGCAATTTTAACACCAGCGATAGGTCTTTTTATATATAATTTAGACAGTGATTGTTTTCAATATTACAAAGGTACAGCCTGGTCTGGTTGTTTGAGTGAAGCGCCTATCAATTCTCTAGTTTGTTCATCAACGACAGTAAATGGAGCATACTTAACAGGTAATCCTTTAAATGCGACTAATACAATAACCATAGATGTTATAGTTAATGTTATAGAAGCATACACTATAAGTACTAATACATTGAATGGGTATAGCTTTACAGGCTCTGGTGTTTTTAGTAATATAGGTTTAAATACAATCACTCTTACTGGTTCAGGTACACCAGTGGCTCAACAATCTGATGATTTTACTATAACCTTTACAGGTAGAGGAGATACTTGTCTAGCTAGCGTTAATGTAACATCAGTTTTATCAAATTGTCTAGCTTATTATAATGCAGGTTACACTACTGATGGAGTTTATAATATTGATCCAGATGGTGCTGGAGGAAATCCAGCTTATAACTGTTATTGTGATATGACTAATGATGGTGGTGGATGGACTCTAGTATTTAATCATAATACAGCTGGAGGTTACTGGGCAAATAACACTGAAGCAATTGAGTTTAATGTAGCTTCACCTAGTTTAACGACCAATAAGTATTCAATTTTAAGTAAACTAGATGAGCTTATAAGTGGAACGGCTTATGAGTTTAGACTTCATTACCCGACTTTAAGTTTGACTAATCACTGGTCACAAACTTTTGACCCTAGAAGTGCAGCATCAGGAATAAGGCCTGTAGCTGGGTATAACCCGATTAATATTAGTATGTCTAATAATAATTGGGGTGGATTAGAACTGTCTGGTAGTAATACTTTCTTAGATGGCTCAGTTAATTCAGGAAACTGGTATTATTCGTTAGGAAGTGTTAATCAATGGAATGGTGGCGTGCCATCTAACGCTAGTGCTGTAAGTGCGGTTCAATTGTTTGTTAGATAA
- a CDS encoding BLUF domain-containing protein, which yields MKLRRIVYTSKACKDFNKRDLLDLLHDSRAYNTLDNISGVLVHKDGYFLQIIEGELNKMTELLERLVKDSRHTDFKILNDSIVKNRLFSNWSMGCADFNDPSISMIPGILHGFENPNLSNELINQLPEIADYLHTHLTHQQVNGTQV from the coding sequence ATGAAACTACGTCGCATTGTTTATACAAGTAAGGCCTGTAAAGATTTTAATAAAAGAGATTTACTTGATTTATTACATGACTCAAGAGCATATAATACTTTAGATAATATCAGTGGTGTTTTAGTTCATAAAGATGGTTATTTTCTACAAATCATAGAAGGCGAATTAAATAAGATGACTGAATTATTAGAACGTTTAGTAAAAGATAGTCGTCATACAGATTTTAAAATATTAAATGACAGCATCGTAAAGAATCGACTATTTTCTAATTGGTCAATGGGTTGTGCAGATTTTAATGACCCTTCAATAAGTATGATACCTGGAATATTACATGGATTTGAAAATCCCAACCTTTCAAATGAACTTATCAATCAATTACCTGAAATTGCAGATTATTTACATACACATCTTACCCATCAACAAGTAAATGGCACACAGGTTTAA